From one Prochlorococcus marinus str. MIT 0912 genomic stretch:
- the efp gene encoding elongation factor P produces MISSNDFRTGTTIELDGAVWRVIEFLHVKPGKGSAFVRTKLKAVVSGSVVEKTFRAGEMVPQALLEKSKLQHTYMDGDDFVFMDMTSYEETRLTAKQIGESRKYLKEGMEVNVVSWNEKPLEVELPNSVVLEIKETDPGVKGDTASGGTKPAILETGAQVMVPLFISIGEKIRVDTRNDSYLGRETQ; encoded by the coding sequence TCGAGTTAGACGGTGCAGTTTGGCGTGTTATTGAATTTCTACATGTCAAGCCTGGTAAGGGTTCTGCGTTTGTCAGGACTAAATTAAAAGCTGTTGTTAGCGGTAGTGTTGTCGAAAAAACTTTTAGAGCTGGGGAAATGGTTCCACAAGCTCTTTTGGAGAAATCAAAGTTGCAACATACATACATGGATGGAGATGATTTTGTATTTATGGATATGACTTCTTATGAAGAAACACGATTAACAGCTAAACAAATTGGTGAAAGTAGGAAATATCTAAAGGAAGGGATGGAGGTTAATGTAGTGTCTTGGAATGAAAAACCTCTTGAAGTTGAATTGCCTAACTCAGTTGTTTTAGAAATTAAAGAAACTGATCCTGGCGTTAAAGGTGACACTGCTTCAGGAGGGACAAAGCCTGCAATCTTGGAAACAGGAGCCCAAGTAATGGTCCCATTATTTATTTCAATTGGTGAGAAAATTCGAGTAGATACTCGAAATGACAGTTATCTAGGCCGAGAAACACAATGA
- the accB gene encoding acetyl-CoA carboxylase biotin carboxyl carrier protein: protein MTMNLDHEELHRLLATLAESDIQEFRLEGEDFCLEVKRNLGTSSDLITSQKKITSAEIDSPPPQRKIEASPVPSTPPPSVPGSRSDLVEVTAPMVGTFYRAPGPEEPPFVEIGSRISVGQAVCILEAMKLMNELESEVSGEVIEILVENGTPVEFGQVLMRLKPV from the coding sequence ATGACTATGAATCTTGATCACGAAGAGCTTCATCGCTTGCTTGCAACTTTAGCTGAGAGCGATATTCAAGAGTTTCGCCTTGAGGGAGAAGACTTTTGCTTGGAAGTTAAACGTAATCTTGGGACTTCTTCAGATTTAATAACTTCTCAAAAGAAAATTACTTCGGCAGAGATTGATTCACCACCACCTCAACGTAAAATTGAGGCTTCTCCTGTGCCTAGCACACCTCCTCCTTCAGTACCTGGATCACGCTCTGACCTGGTTGAAGTTACTGCTCCTATGGTTGGTACCTTCTATCGCGCCCCAGGGCCAGAAGAGCCCCCTTTCGTGGAAATTGGATCGCGAATCAGTGTGGGCCAAGCCGTTTGTATTCTTGAGGCAATGAAATTAATGAATGAATTAGAGTCAGAGGTCAGTGGTGAAGTAATAGAAATTCTTGTTGAGAATGGAACACCAGTAGAGTTTGGTCAAGTGTTAATGAGATTAAAACCTGTCTAA
- the pdxA gene encoding 4-hydroxythreonine-4-phosphate dehydrogenase PdxA, which translates to MEEFKTVKDNKNKIIISLGDPAGIGTEITLKALGSNYLNKKIKPLLVGCKNNIYTTYSKLIKHGINNIPNPNNLDIIDIPLNKKVIPGEVNKYTGSASFKWLFNATNLLLDGKSKALVTAPISKIAWHKAGHEFAGQTELLGKLTNKRTSMLFTALSPNNGWRFNTLLATTHIPLNKINDSLTKELIRYKLDTLLNFCRRFKEEPLLQIAGLNPHAGEEGKIGIEEKNLIIPVLNEWKLDNPNIKIIGPVPPDTCWISSINAWNGSSSANNAPDGILAFYHDQGLIPVKLIAFDEAINTTLGLPFVRTSPDHGTALDIAGKFKAREQSMIAALNNAWLLSQ; encoded by the coding sequence ATGGAAGAATTTAAAACAGTAAAAGATAATAAAAATAAAATTATTATTTCATTAGGTGATCCCGCAGGAATTGGGACTGAAATAACATTAAAAGCTCTTGGTTCTAACTACTTAAATAAAAAAATAAAACCTTTACTAGTAGGATGCAAAAATAATATTTATACAACTTATTCAAAGTTAATTAAACATGGGATAAATAATATTCCAAATCCAAATAATCTTGACATTATTGATATCCCTTTAAACAAGAAAGTTATTCCAGGAGAAGTCAATAAATATACTGGATCAGCAAGCTTTAAATGGCTATTTAATGCAACTAATTTACTTTTAGATGGGAAATCTAAAGCGCTAGTTACAGCGCCTATTTCAAAAATTGCTTGGCATAAAGCTGGTCATGAATTTGCAGGACAAACTGAATTATTAGGGAAATTAACTAATAAAAGAACATCTATGCTGTTTACAGCTCTATCACCAAATAATGGATGGAGATTTAATACTTTATTAGCTACAACACATATACCTCTTAATAAAATAAATGATTCTTTAACAAAAGAATTGATTAGATACAAATTAGATACCTTATTAAATTTCTGTCGTAGGTTCAAAGAGGAACCATTATTACAAATAGCTGGTTTAAATCCACATGCTGGTGAGGAAGGGAAAATTGGAATAGAAGAAAAAAACTTAATTATTCCTGTTTTAAATGAATGGAAATTAGATAATCCAAACATTAAAATTATTGGTCCTGTACCTCCAGATACCTGCTGGATTTCATCTATAAATGCATGGAATGGCTCCTCAAGTGCTAATAATGCACCCGATGGAATACTTGCGTTTTATCACGATCAAGGTCTCATACCTGTCAAGCTGATTGCATTTGATGAGGCTATTAACACAACTCTTGGGCTCCCTTTTGTAAGAACATCGCCTGATCATGGCACTGCTCTTGATATTGCAGGTAAATTTAAGGCAAGAGAACAAAGCATGATTGCTGCACTTAATAATGCTTGGCTTCTTTCACAATAA
- a CDS encoding SDR family oxidoreductase: MIQDIVKQLDPLPPKSKVIIFGGGFSGQRIASVGRTLGAKVLCSRRKKKSRGADFIFNTDTEVSNEIFEGATHVLSCIPPLSSGEDPVLNQLKTQLLNSKNLKWVGYLSTTGVYGDTKGDWVNEKSSPNPQQERSIRRFSCEKQWLETKLPVQILRLPGIYGPGRSAFESLLTGTVKMVDKPGQVFSRIHVDDIAGAVLFLINLYSQGKNPSIVNVSDNLPSNNLEVIAFAAKLAQKPLPTSVPFEIAKETMSPMALSFWQENRKIDNKLLCKTLGYSLIYPNFKYGLKDCFSKLDMN; encoded by the coding sequence ATGATTCAAGATATTGTCAAGCAATTGGATCCTCTACCGCCTAAATCAAAAGTAATCATATTTGGTGGCGGATTTAGTGGTCAGAGAATCGCAAGTGTAGGTAGAACTTTAGGAGCAAAAGTTTTGTGCAGCAGGAGGAAAAAAAAGAGCAGAGGAGCTGATTTCATATTTAATACCGATACGGAAGTCTCTAATGAAATTTTCGAGGGAGCAACCCACGTTTTAAGTTGCATCCCCCCCTTATCAAGTGGAGAGGACCCAGTACTCAATCAACTCAAAACACAATTACTAAATTCAAAAAATTTAAAATGGGTTGGTTACTTGTCCACTACTGGAGTCTATGGAGATACGAAAGGAGATTGGGTAAATGAAAAGTCATCACCAAATCCTCAACAAGAGAGAAGCATTCGCAGATTTTCCTGTGAAAAACAATGGTTAGAAACAAAACTTCCTGTTCAAATACTTAGATTGCCAGGTATTTACGGACCTGGAAGATCTGCATTTGAAAGCCTTCTAACAGGAACAGTCAAAATGGTCGATAAGCCTGGTCAAGTTTTTTCAAGAATTCATGTTGATGATATTGCTGGGGCTGTCTTATTTTTAATTAATCTCTACTCGCAAGGAAAAAATCCATCCATTGTTAACGTATCTGATAACTTACCATCAAATAATCTTGAAGTTATTGCTTTCGCAGCAAAATTAGCTCAAAAACCTTTACCAACGTCAGTACCTTTTGAAATTGCAAAAGAAACGATGAGCCCAATGGCATTATCTTTTTGGCAAGAGAATCGAAAAATTGATAACAAGTTATTATGCAAAACACTTGGTTATTCTCTAATTTATCCTAATTTTAAATATGGCTTAAAGGATTGTTTCTCAAAATTAGACATGAATTAA
- a CDS encoding HNH endonuclease, with translation MHNRDAVFLEDLCPKLRDRRWRKSLHEYTGKSCIYCGKNSESIDHILPRSKGGLTITENCVPACLSCNGSKTDNDAFEWYRKQRFYDPRRSMAIRAWTEGDIRLALRLLKWAKPKHSEAFESSKSRLNEDISWQAA, from the coding sequence ATGCACAATAGGGACGCGGTTTTCTTAGAAGATCTCTGCCCAAAGCTACGTGACAGAAGATGGCGCAAGTCATTACATGAATACACTGGTAAAAGCTGCATTTATTGCGGAAAAAATTCAGAATCCATTGACCATATTTTACCTAGAAGTAAAGGTGGATTAACCATCACTGAAAATTGTGTACCTGCCTGTCTTTCATGCAATGGAAGCAAAACAGACAATGATGCTTTTGAATGGTACAGAAAACAACGTTTTTATGACCCAAGACGCTCTATGGCGATACGAGCATGGACAGAAGGAGACATTCGTTTAGCTTTAAGGCTTCTAAAATGGGCTAAGCCTAAACATAGTGAAGCTTTTGAGAGCTCAAAATCTCGATTGAATGAAGATATTTCTTGGCAAGCAGCATAA
- a CDS encoding DUF6554 family protein, giving the protein MCGSTFGLKINAAVTNGADIYCFMRNGGNSHEPSWAAAYQFIKNKKQGLFKTSPKQAASLIVEEVVQDPIKYEDCINYLGDLYTGESSPVGSSGNKELENEINSLTESKEKSPKGKYIDRYDY; this is encoded by the coding sequence ATGTGCGGTTCTACTTTCGGATTAAAAATTAATGCAGCAGTCACAAACGGAGCAGACATATATTGCTTTATGAGGAATGGGGGCAACAGTCATGAACCTAGCTGGGCAGCAGCCTATCAATTTATAAAAAATAAAAAACAAGGATTATTCAAAACTTCTCCAAAACAAGCTGCTTCATTAATTGTTGAAGAAGTAGTTCAAGATCCAATAAAATATGAAGATTGCATCAATTATTTAGGTGATCTATATACAGGTGAGTCAAGCCCCGTAGGATCTAGTGGAAATAAAGAATTAGAAAATGAAATAAATTCATTAACAGAGAGTAAAGAAAAAAGTCCTAAAGGCAAATATATAGATCGTTATGATTATTAA
- a CDS encoding pyridoxal-phosphate-dependent aminotransferase family protein, producing the protein MQDKLNLMIPGPTPVPENVLSCMSKHPIGHRSGDFQKIVQRTTEQLKWLHQTTSDVLTITGSGTAAMEAGIVNTLSKGDRVICGDNGKFGERWIKVAKAYGLDVQVVKAVWGEPLDPNQFKRILEEDTNKTIKAVILTHSETSTGVINDLKAINNEVKNHEKAITIADCVTSLGACNIPMDEWGIDVIASGSQKGYMIPPGLSFVAMSKKAWEANEQSNLPKFYLDLKQYLKAANNNSNPYTPAINLYFALEASLTMMQKEGLNNIFNRHTRHQKATQEGIKAMGLNLFTNESFGSPAITAVKPENVDAENIRKTIKSDFDILLAGGQDHLKGKIFRIGHLGFVNDRDIISVISALESTLSKMGKLNTPIGQGIAKTIAVLNKE; encoded by the coding sequence ATGCAGGACAAACTCAATCTAATGATTCCTGGACCAACACCGGTACCAGAAAATGTTTTGAGTTGTATGAGTAAACACCCAATCGGTCATAGGAGTGGAGATTTTCAAAAAATTGTTCAAAGAACAACTGAGCAACTGAAATGGCTTCACCAAACAACTTCTGACGTACTAACAATTACTGGAAGTGGAACAGCCGCAATGGAGGCAGGAATAGTTAATACATTAAGCAAAGGTGATCGAGTTATCTGTGGGGATAATGGAAAATTTGGCGAAAGATGGATAAAAGTTGCAAAAGCATATGGGCTAGATGTGCAAGTCGTAAAAGCTGTTTGGGGAGAGCCTCTGGATCCAAATCAATTCAAAAGGATTCTTGAAGAGGATACAAATAAAACAATTAAAGCTGTAATTTTAACTCATTCAGAAACTTCAACTGGAGTGATTAATGATCTTAAAGCAATTAATAATGAAGTAAAAAACCATGAAAAAGCTATAACTATTGCCGATTGTGTAACAAGCCTTGGAGCATGTAATATTCCAATGGATGAATGGGGAATTGATGTAATAGCTTCAGGTTCTCAAAAAGGTTACATGATTCCACCTGGGCTTAGTTTTGTTGCTATGAGCAAAAAAGCATGGGAAGCAAATGAGCAATCAAATTTGCCTAAGTTTTATTTAGATCTAAAACAATATTTAAAAGCAGCTAATAACAATAGTAATCCTTATACACCTGCAATAAATCTATACTTTGCTTTAGAAGCATCACTAACAATGATGCAAAAAGAAGGTTTAAATAATATTTTCAACCGTCACACTCGTCATCAAAAAGCGACACAAGAAGGCATAAAAGCAATGGGTTTAAACTTATTTACAAACGAAAGTTTTGGGAGTCCAGCAATAACAGCTGTTAAGCCTGAGAATGTAGATGCTGAAAATATAAGAAAAACAATAAAGAGTGACTTCGACATACTCCTTGCAGGAGGTCAAGATCATTTAAAAGGAAAAATCTTTAGAATTGGTCATTTAGGATTTGTAAATGATAGAGACATTATTAGTGTCATATCCGCTTTAGAAAGCACACTTTCTAAAATGGGAAAACTAAATACCCCAATTGGCCAGGGTATTGCAAAAACAATTGCAGTATTAAATAAAGAATAA
- the cbiD gene encoding cobalt-precorrin-5B (C(1))-methyltransferase CbiD, giving the protein MNKFTLPIWVVAAAKSATNILIGNKFRDTEIIDLPNEKKSINVPVCSSSLLDNGERSLAVSHCQSGLPLDITRGLEIWAYIQFSQSSCQSEKIVENGFPSWLDFHAGYGVGKYESSDQPCISKFARDLLCINLYPLLPKGTSIKVEIVLPEGKDLALRTSNEAFGVVDGLSLIGTQAEAQISASPDQLKNCEEILQNICTKSTFDGCLIFVIGENGRDLALKFGLPAHQIIKTGNWLGPLLVAAAENSVKKLLLFGYHGKLIKLSGGIFHTHHHLADGRIEILTSLAVREDISFELIQLISKSTSVENALLTLEARNPEAVSLIWGRMAKEIEIKSRNYVNRYLSSSMEIGSVLFDRKRQIRWAGFDGVKQINSLGLILK; this is encoded by the coding sequence TTGAATAAATTTACTCTTCCAATTTGGGTGGTTGCAGCTGCAAAGTCTGCAACAAATATTCTTATTGGAAATAAATTCAGAGATACTGAAATAATTGATTTACCAAATGAAAAAAAATCAATTAATGTACCTGTTTGTTCTTCTTCGTTACTTGATAATGGTGAGAGATCTTTAGCGGTCAGTCACTGTCAGTCTGGCTTACCTCTTGACATAACAAGAGGACTAGAAATATGGGCCTATATTCAATTCAGTCAATCAAGTTGTCAATCTGAAAAGATTGTTGAAAATGGTTTTCCCTCTTGGCTTGATTTCCATGCCGGTTATGGAGTAGGTAAATATGAATCATCCGACCAGCCATGCATATCTAAGTTTGCACGTGATTTGTTGTGTATAAACCTATACCCCCTTTTACCTAAAGGCACTTCAATCAAAGTAGAGATTGTTTTACCTGAAGGAAAAGATCTTGCTTTAAGAACAAGTAACGAAGCATTTGGAGTTGTAGATGGATTGTCCCTCATTGGGACACAGGCTGAGGCTCAAATTAGTGCTTCTCCTGATCAGTTGAAAAACTGTGAGGAGATTTTGCAGAATATTTGTACTAAATCAACATTTGATGGATGTCTGATTTTTGTTATTGGTGAAAATGGAAGAGATTTAGCATTGAAATTTGGACTTCCAGCTCATCAAATTATTAAAACGGGTAATTGGTTAGGTCCTCTTCTTGTTGCTGCTGCAGAAAATAGTGTGAAAAAACTTTTGTTATTTGGTTATCATGGAAAGTTGATAAAACTCTCTGGAGGCATTTTTCATACCCATCACCATCTCGCTGATGGAAGGATTGAGATTCTCACTTCACTTGCTGTAAGAGAAGATATTTCTTTTGAGTTGATTCAGTTAATAAGCAAATCAACCTCTGTGGAAAATGCTTTACTAACACTTGAGGCGCGCAATCCTGAGGCCGTATCTTTGATTTGGGGCAGGATGGCTAAAGAAATTGAAATTAAAAGCCGCAATTATGTAAATCGATATTTGTCGTCATCAATGGAAATAGGATCTGTTTTGTTTGATCGTAAAAGGCAAATTCGTTGGGCTGGTTTTGATGGTGTGAAACAAATAAATTCTTTAGGGTTAATTCTTAAGTGA
- the guaA gene encoding glutamine-hydrolyzing GMP synthase, whose translation MASMISNEKRNPAIVILDFGSQYSELIARRIRETEVYSLVMSYTTSADQLRSLKPKGIILSGGPGSVYEEGAPYCDPEIFKLGVPVLGVCYGMQLMVHQLGGSVKPATGKAEYGKAALAVDDPTALLTNVMSGSTMWMSHGDSVQELPKGFVRLAHTSNTSEAAIALHEKSFYGVQFHPEVVHSTQGMVLIRNFVFHICACEADWTTNLFIDEAVSQVREQVGDKKVLLALSGGVDSSTLAFLLNKAIGPQLTCMFIDQGFMRKGEPEFLMSFFDEKFKINVEYINARERFISKLIGVTDPEQKRKIIGREFIRVFEEESLRLGPFDYLAQGTLYPDVIESSGTNIDPKTGDRIAVKIKSHHNVGGLPKDLQFKLVEPLRRLFKDEVRKVGKSLGLPDEIVRRHPFPGPGLAIRILGEVTHEKLNCLRDADLIVREEVKKAGLYNEIWQAFAVLLPVYSVGVMGDQRTYAWPIVVRCVSSEDGMTADWSRLPYEVLEKMSNRIVNEVEGVNRVVLDITSKPPGTIEWE comes from the coding sequence ATGGCTTCAATGATTTCAAATGAAAAACGTAATCCAGCAATCGTAATTCTCGATTTTGGTTCTCAATACTCAGAATTAATTGCTCGGAGGATTAGAGAGACAGAGGTTTACTCATTAGTTATGAGCTATACAACATCTGCAGATCAATTACGGTCTCTTAAGCCTAAAGGGATAATTTTAAGCGGAGGGCCTGGGTCTGTTTATGAAGAAGGTGCTCCTTATTGTGATCCAGAGATTTTTAAATTAGGCGTTCCTGTACTTGGTGTTTGTTATGGAATGCAATTAATGGTTCATCAGTTAGGAGGATCAGTAAAACCTGCTACTGGGAAAGCAGAATATGGAAAGGCTGCTTTAGCAGTTGATGATCCAACAGCGTTATTAACAAATGTCATGAGTGGATCAACAATGTGGATGAGCCACGGGGATTCAGTTCAGGAATTACCTAAGGGATTTGTCAGATTAGCTCATACTTCCAACACTTCAGAAGCAGCTATTGCCTTGCATGAGAAGAGTTTTTATGGGGTGCAATTTCATCCCGAAGTTGTTCATTCCACTCAGGGAATGGTTTTAATAAGAAATTTTGTATTTCATATATGTGCATGTGAGGCCGATTGGACAACTAACTTATTCATAGATGAAGCTGTTTCTCAAGTACGAGAACAAGTAGGCGATAAAAAAGTTTTACTGGCTCTATCGGGTGGTGTTGATTCATCAACTCTTGCATTTTTATTAAACAAAGCAATAGGACCTCAGTTGACATGCATGTTCATTGATCAAGGATTTATGAGAAAAGGAGAGCCTGAATTTTTAATGTCTTTTTTCGATGAAAAGTTTAAAATTAATGTTGAATATATCAATGCAAGAGAAAGATTTATTTCAAAATTAATAGGAGTCACTGATCCTGAGCAAAAGCGTAAAATTATTGGTAGAGAATTTATTAGGGTTTTTGAAGAGGAAAGTCTTCGATTGGGACCTTTTGATTATTTGGCTCAAGGTACGCTTTATCCAGATGTAATAGAAAGTTCTGGAACAAATATTGATCCAAAGACCGGTGATCGAATAGCGGTTAAAATAAAAAGTCACCACAATGTAGGAGGTTTACCTAAAGATTTACAATTTAAATTGGTAGAGCCTTTGAGACGTTTATTTAAAGATGAAGTTAGAAAAGTTGGCAAATCACTTGGATTACCAGATGAGATTGTTAGAAGACATCCATTTCCAGGTCCAGGATTGGCTATAAGAATTTTAGGAGAGGTTACTCATGAAAAGCTAAATTGTTTAAGGGATGCAGATTTAATTGTGCGAGAAGAGGTGAAAAAGGCAGGTTTGTATAACGAGATTTGGCAGGCTTTCGCTGTCTTGTTGCCTGTTTATTCAGTTGGTGTAATGGGAGATCAAAGAACCTATGCATGGCCAATTGTTGTTCGATGTGTTTCAAGTGAAGATGGAATGACTGCCGATTGGTCTCGTTTACCGTATGAAGTTCTAGAGAAAATGTCTAACCGTATAGTTAACGAAGTCGAGGGAGTTAATAGAGTTGTTTTGGATATAACAAGCAAGCCTCCAGGAACTATTGAGTGGGAATAG
- a CDS encoding N-6 DNA methylase — MGESTFQTEEKLTLPQLQSFLWGSVKTLPGYDPLEFIEYILGILCLKHLSDEFNEERESIVKYYLDKDKTQKQAEKFALQKEQYTKSFFIPEYARWDNLKHLTYDIGERLNKATEAIEEQNSTLKGALVSINFKFKKGLDERWLKNLLTHFSSLRLNKSNFEQPDLLGTATEYLIEQFAISQGKRGMDFCTTIEIVNLLIKLLKPKADMTIYDPTCGSGGMLIQARNYLKATGQKTSNLKLSGQEINLRTLTVCKLNMLLHGVHQLDIRNGDTLKNPQHIENGKIMQFDRVIANPPLSLRNWGREYAENDYYERYKYGIPSSSMGDWAFIQHMIASLNQKGVLGVVVPHGVLFRGGAEENIRKRIISEDIIEAVIGLPPGLLQGSGIPIALLIINKNKSNDHKGKILFIDASHDFKQSRRGKTLEDENISKIVSCFEAFKEMDSYSNVISVEFIKKQKYNLSVRRYADNSPETKALKRLLKQYSDYNSYPLSELGIEIKGEEKKIKDIKNSIYIPIKPTQNPLTDYEKLDKLNNPLHIKFDPKLVINEYVSLFLKSPLGKLMLKNIAFGVSLQKIEWQSRISEEGSLSAMRIPVPELKDQKQIIKASKRLDQLREHVEDLENGIALSPLSTNTVLEKVENMLEVIGELTEGEKINSLIRKGESATLEFKESLSLDVKQIQNNKSYKPKKEDRMEVAVFKTIVAFLNSEGGCLLIGVNDEGTINGLQQEIDINFKGKKDNFLLHFKNQLKSKIGEQFYDFIHHRIISIGNKDILVVNCLKSDIECFLEGKDFYIRTNPATDLLQGAKLIAYIKTHFKKT; from the coding sequence GTGGGCGAATCAACTTTCCAGACAGAGGAAAAACTCACACTCCCACAACTTCAGTCATTTCTCTGGGGAAGTGTGAAAACACTTCCAGGATACGATCCTCTTGAATTTATTGAATATATCTTAGGAATACTTTGTCTCAAACACCTTTCTGATGAATTTAATGAAGAAAGGGAAAGTATCGTCAAATATTACTTAGACAAAGACAAAACACAAAAACAGGCGGAAAAATTTGCACTTCAAAAAGAACAATATACTAAAAGTTTTTTTATTCCTGAATATGCGCGCTGGGACAACCTAAAACATTTAACCTATGACATTGGAGAAAGACTTAATAAGGCAACAGAAGCAATAGAGGAGCAGAATTCCACGCTAAAAGGAGCATTGGTTTCTATTAATTTCAAATTCAAAAAAGGATTAGATGAAAGGTGGTTAAAGAATCTTCTCACTCATTTCTCAAGTTTGCGATTAAACAAATCAAATTTTGAGCAACCAGATTTACTTGGTACTGCCACTGAATATTTAATTGAACAGTTTGCAATCTCTCAAGGCAAAAGGGGGATGGATTTTTGCACAACTATTGAGATCGTTAATTTATTGATTAAATTGTTAAAACCAAAAGCAGACATGACAATTTATGACCCTACTTGTGGGTCAGGTGGAATGTTAATACAAGCAAGAAATTATTTAAAAGCAACGGGACAGAAAACATCGAACCTAAAGTTATCTGGTCAAGAAATCAATCTAAGAACATTAACGGTTTGCAAACTCAATATGCTGTTACATGGTGTTCATCAATTAGACATTAGGAACGGAGATACACTAAAAAATCCTCAACATATCGAAAATGGAAAAATAATGCAATTTGATCGTGTGATAGCAAACCCTCCTTTATCACTAAGAAATTGGGGTCGAGAATATGCTGAAAATGATTATTATGAACGTTACAAATATGGAATTCCATCATCCTCAATGGGTGATTGGGCATTCATTCAACACATGATTGCTTCCCTAAATCAAAAAGGTGTTCTAGGAGTAGTCGTTCCTCATGGCGTTCTTTTTAGAGGAGGAGCAGAAGAAAACATAAGAAAAAGAATTATCTCTGAAGACATTATTGAGGCAGTCATTGGTCTTCCTCCTGGGTTATTACAAGGAAGTGGAATTCCAATAGCACTTCTAATCATCAATAAAAACAAAAGCAATGATCATAAAGGAAAAATTCTTTTCATTGACGCCAGTCATGATTTTAAACAAAGTCGAAGAGGAAAAACTCTTGAAGATGAGAATATATCAAAAATAGTCTCCTGCTTTGAGGCGTTCAAAGAAATGGACTCATACTCAAATGTTATCTCAGTAGAGTTTATAAAAAAGCAAAAATATAATCTTTCAGTTAGAAGATACGCAGATAATTCTCCAGAAACAAAAGCATTAAAAAGATTACTAAAACAGTATTCAGACTACAATAGTTATCCACTTTCAGAATTAGGAATTGAAATCAAAGGAGAAGAAAAAAAAATTAAAGATATAAAAAACTCAATTTATATTCCAATAAAACCAACACAAAATCCTCTGACAGATTACGAGAAATTAGACAAACTCAATAATCCATTACACATAAAATTTGACCCTAAATTAGTTATTAACGAGTACGTCTCTTTATTTCTTAAATCACCACTAGGGAAATTAATGCTTAAAAATATTGCTTTTGGCGTTTCGTTGCAAAAAATAGAGTGGCAATCAAGAATTTCTGAAGAAGGATCACTATCTGCAATGAGGATACCAGTTCCAGAACTTAAAGATCAAAAACAGATTATCAAAGCAAGTAAGCGCTTAGACCAATTAAGAGAGCATGTCGAAGATTTAGAAAATGGTATCGCTCTTAGTCCATTAAGCACTAATACTGTGCTTGAAAAAGTCGAGAATATGTTAGAGGTTATTGGAGAACTTACTGAAGGAGAAAAGATAAATTCTCTTATTCGCAAAGGAGAGTCAGCAACTTTAGAATTTAAAGAAAGTTTAAGTTTAGATGTGAAACAAATTCAAAATAATAAATCCTATAAACCAAAAAAAGAAGACCGGATGGAAGTAGCAGTATTTAAAACAATTGTTGCTTTTTTGAATAGTGAAGGAGGTTGTCTTCTAATAGGAGTTAATGATGAAGGAACTATAAATGGATTACAACAAGAAATTGATATAAACTTTAAAGGCAAAAAAGACAATTTTTTATTGCATTTTAAAAACCAATTAAAATCAAAAATTGGTGAACAATTTTACGATTTTATTCATCATAGAATTATATCCATAGGTAATAAAGATATTTTAGTAGTTAATTGCCTTAAATCAGACATAGAATGTTTTCTAGAAGGTAAAGACTTTTATATACGTACAAATCCAGCAACAGATTTATTACAGGGAGCAAAACTAATTGCATATATCAAAACTCATTTTAAGAAAACATAA